A genomic stretch from Pseudomonas mendocina includes:
- a CDS encoding integrase codes for MTGTTGKTAARKHLTDIAIKALKPGKSATDPLPGRSSGSLLFKCRDSGAVEAYYRSRDHGLDQLVKLGVYKKTPKSSGLSLAELRELAAGYSRIAAEHGDIKAYLAKCAAEEEAQRAELERERLEQQRLAEIEAAKGTLSELFREYIEDRRRNGVSAQQLNEFERVLRNDLEGEKVVSVADDGQEQKLNVMAMKARDVRPDYVYLLIKPIWLRGAQRQARKVRSFLVAAFNFGLKAEHDIERSSNKSYGLQMNPADPVTVRDTSRPGERALTDEELKQFWKTTTQVGTAVGPIMARVFHFAFATAGQRPLQFIREPWSSYNLKEKYVKVIDSKGRGGKPRAHWVPLSDRALQILDEVRALQPKGALYPWSTDGKRPIHSSSVSHAVTEWLETEHAQLGGHPVPKFTPKDIRRTCTQFMQRNGIKNFDSDVLQSHGQTGVVAKHYRNNPEAKLPDMRLTMDAFDAALGCLLDGEEEDVHQAEQLDLFEIG; via the coding sequence ATGACGGGGACTACAGGCAAGACAGCGGCGAGAAAGCATCTCACGGATATTGCCATTAAAGCCTTGAAGCCAGGTAAGAGCGCGACTGATCCCTTACCAGGCCGAAGCAGTGGTTCACTGCTTTTCAAGTGTCGAGACTCCGGCGCAGTCGAGGCCTACTACCGCTCCCGGGATCATGGGCTGGATCAGTTGGTCAAGCTCGGGGTCTATAAAAAGACACCTAAGAGCTCAGGGCTCTCTCTAGCCGAACTGCGCGAGCTAGCTGCCGGTTACTCAAGGATTGCCGCTGAGCACGGTGATATCAAAGCCTATCTGGCTAAGTGTGCAGCTGAGGAAGAAGCACAGCGGGCTGAGCTTGAGCGTGAACGGCTGGAGCAGCAGCGCCTCGCCGAAATCGAAGCTGCAAAAGGCACTCTGTCAGAGCTGTTTCGAGAGTACATCGAGGATCGCAGGCGCAACGGTGTTTCAGCCCAGCAACTCAATGAGTTTGAGCGCGTGCTGCGTAACGATCTGGAAGGCGAAAAAGTGGTGTCCGTGGCCGACGATGGTCAGGAACAGAAGCTCAATGTCATGGCGATGAAGGCTAGGGATGTGAGACCAGACTATGTGTATCTGCTCATAAAGCCAATTTGGCTGCGGGGGGCGCAACGGCAGGCTCGGAAGGTGCGTTCCTTTCTTGTGGCTGCATTCAATTTCGGCCTGAAGGCTGAGCACGATATCGAGCGAAGCAGTAACAAAAGCTACGGACTGCAAATGAATCCTGCGGATCCAGTGACTGTACGAGATACATCAAGGCCAGGTGAGCGCGCATTGACTGATGAGGAACTTAAGCAGTTTTGGAAGACCACCACTCAGGTGGGGACGGCAGTAGGCCCGATTATGGCGCGTGTTTTTCACTTTGCTTTTGCTACTGCGGGGCAGCGACCTCTCCAGTTCATTCGTGAGCCTTGGAGCAGCTACAACCTGAAAGAAAAGTATGTGAAGGTCATCGACAGCAAAGGTCGCGGAGGTAAGCCTCGTGCTCACTGGGTGCCACTGAGCGATAGGGCACTGCAAATTTTGGACGAAGTACGGGCCTTACAGCCCAAAGGGGCTCTCTACCCTTGGAGTACCGATGGAAAGCGTCCTATCCATTCGTCTAGTGTTTCGCATGCAGTTACAGAGTGGCTAGAGACGGAGCATGCCCAATTGGGTGGGCACCCAGTTCCTAAATTCACCCCGAAGGATATTCGCCGAACGTGCACGCAGTTTATGCAGCGCAATGGCATCAAAAACTTCGATAGCGATGTCTTGCAATCACATGGTCAGACAGGAGTGGTTGCTAAGCACTACCGTAACAACCCAGAAGCCAAGCTTCCTGATATGCGACTGACTATGGATGCATTTGATGCTGCGCTGGGCTGTCTGCTCGACGGTGAAGAGGAGGATGTGCATCAAGCTGAACAGTTGGATTTGTTTGAGATTGGATAA
- a CDS encoding AlpA family phage regulatory protein, translated as MSEMILLDFNAVSRKVGLSRKTIYCRIREGDFPRQVKIGRASRWLQHEVDDWIASAAAAR; from the coding sequence ATGTCTGAGATGATCCTTCTGGACTTCAATGCGGTTAGCCGCAAAGTCGGATTGAGTCGTAAAACTATCTACTGCCGTATCCGAGAGGGTGACTTCCCGAGACAGGTGAAGATAGGCCGAGCAAGCCGCTGGCTTCAGCACGAAGTCGACGACTGGATAGCCAGTGCAGCTGCAGCGAGATAG
- a CDS encoding AlpA family phage regulatory protein gives MILLDFNAVSRKVGLSRKTIYCRIREGGFPRQVKIGRASRWLQHEVDDWIASAAAAR, from the coding sequence ATGATTCTCCTAGATTTCAATGCCGTTAGCCGGAAGGTCGGCCTGAGCCGCAAGACCATCTATTGCCGTATCCGGGAGGGTGGCTTCCCAAGGCAAGTAAAAATAGGTCGAGCAAGCCGGTGGCTTCAGCATGAGGTCGACGATTGGATAGCAAGCGCAGCTGCAGCGAGATAG
- the dhaL gene encoding dihydroxyacetone kinase subunit DhaL → MKKLINAANTVVEEMLEGVVLANHELALLEGENVVVRQDYEALKAANKVAIISGGGAGHEPAHAGYVGSGMLTAAVAGPVFTSPSVDAVLSAIMTVAGPAGVLLIIKSYTGDRLNFGLAAEIARTQGVKVEVVVVGDDVALEDAGRAVGRRGIAGTVFVHKVAGAAAKAGLSLAEVKREAEQAAADLFSMGLGLSSCTVPAAGKQGFELGADEVEYGLGIHGESGVRRETLQSADVMVQALLDRIFEQGRLVAGERVALMVNNLGGTAAQELDIVTRRALLSCSTHGLQVEAVMTGTFLTALEMAGCSLSLLRCDDVRLQRLLSPTSATAWRGMTTPSQGLTRKASITTATERTAQGAAWSAEQAARFKGVISAITRALREQEQKLTELDSVVGDGDIGISLARGSRAIEEALSSFDFQRPGLALQQISAILRRVLGGTSGPLYAVFVLRAGVSLANASNPAQVASWAAAFRAGCDGIVHLGGAGVGDRTMLDALLPAADALEAGVDKSAFEAAKATHAAAAQGAEATKDMLPLKGRSSYIGQRALGHVDPGAYAVTIWTQAIVEALSA, encoded by the coding sequence ATGAAGAAACTGATCAATGCAGCTAACACCGTTGTTGAGGAGATGCTGGAAGGCGTCGTCCTGGCCAATCACGAGCTGGCATTACTGGAGGGCGAGAATGTTGTTGTCCGCCAGGATTACGAGGCTCTGAAGGCCGCCAATAAAGTCGCCATTATCTCAGGTGGTGGTGCTGGTCACGAGCCCGCCCATGCAGGCTACGTGGGCAGTGGCATGCTCACCGCAGCCGTCGCCGGGCCGGTGTTTACCTCGCCGAGTGTGGATGCGGTGCTCAGTGCAATCATGACCGTCGCTGGGCCTGCTGGTGTGCTGCTGATCATCAAGAGCTACACCGGTGACCGCTTGAACTTCGGTCTGGCCGCCGAGATTGCCCGCACCCAAGGTGTAAAGGTTGAAGTGGTTGTGGTGGGGGATGACGTGGCGCTGGAGGATGCCGGTCGTGCCGTAGGCCGACGCGGGATTGCCGGTACGGTGTTTGTGCATAAGGTCGCCGGTGCGGCAGCGAAGGCGGGCTTGTCCCTGGCGGAAGTTAAGCGCGAGGCCGAGCAGGCAGCTGCTGATCTGTTCAGCATGGGCCTTGGCCTGAGCAGTTGCACGGTGCCTGCGGCAGGCAAACAGGGCTTTGAGCTGGGCGCGGACGAAGTTGAATACGGGCTGGGCATTCACGGTGAAAGCGGCGTGCGCCGCGAGACCCTGCAAAGCGCTGATGTGATGGTGCAAGCACTGCTGGACCGCATCTTCGAACAGGGCCGTCTGGTGGCTGGTGAGCGGGTGGCGCTGATGGTGAACAACCTCGGTGGCACTGCTGCGCAGGAGCTGGATATCGTCACCCGTCGTGCCCTGCTCAGTTGCAGCACCCACGGCTTGCAGGTGGAGGCGGTGATGACCGGTACCTTCCTCACTGCGCTGGAAATGGCGGGCTGCTCGTTGTCGCTGTTGCGTTGCGATGATGTGCGCTTGCAGCGTCTGCTGTCGCCGACATCGGCCACCGCTTGGCGCGGCATGACCACACCCAGCCAGGGCCTTACGCGTAAAGCCTCTATTACTACCGCCACTGAGCGTACGGCTCAGGGCGCGGCCTGGTCAGCTGAGCAGGCCGCCCGGTTCAAGGGTGTGATCAGTGCGATTACCCGTGCGCTGCGTGAGCAGGAACAAAAGCTCACCGAGCTGGATTCCGTGGTGGGTGACGGTGATATCGGTATCAGCCTGGCCCGAGGTTCGCGGGCGATTGAGGAGGCGCTGAGCAGCTTCGATTTCCAGCGTCCGGGGCTGGCGCTGCAACAGATTTCGGCCATTTTGCGCCGCGTGTTGGGCGGTACATCTGGCCCGCTGTACGCTGTATTTGTGTTGCGCGCCGGAGTGAGTCTGGCCAATGCGTCCAATCCTGCGCAGGTTGCCAGCTGGGCCGCCGCCTTCCGTGCGGGCTGTGACGGCATCGTGCATCTGGGCGGCGCCGGTGTCGGTGACCGCACCATGCTTGATGCCTTGCTACCAGCGGCAGATGCACTTGAGGCCGGTGTAGATAAGTCGGCTTTTGAGGCTGCCAAAGCAACTCATGCAGCAGCGGCTCAAGGCGCGGAGGCGACTAAAGATATGCTGCCGCTGAAAGGCCGCTCCTCCTATATCGGCCAGCGTGCGCTGGGCCATGTCGACCCAGGTGCTTATGCGGTGACGATCTGGACGCAGGCGATTGTTGAAGCATTAAGCGCCTGA
- a CDS encoding integrase: MAEASGKTSSRKFVTDVELKALRPGQTATDSLPGRGSGSILFECRTSGAVEAYYRRRGEGGQKVKIGVFKKTLKSPGLSLTEIREQAVRLAKIAAEHGDIKAYQAKCAAEEEARQAERQRQLHEQQRLAEIEAAKGTFSELFRDYIEDRRRSGVSAQQLDEFERVLRNDLEGEKVVSVADDGQEQKLNVMAMKAKDVRPEHVNLLLKPIWDRGAGRQTGKVRSFLVAAFSFGLKAEHHIDRSSNKSYGLQMNPADPVTVPNTSKPGERALTDKELKQFWHTITKVDSVGAIMARVFHFAFATAGQRPLQFIREPWTSYNFQKKYLKIIDSKGRGSKKRAHFVPLSSRALQILEQVRALQPPGAVYPWSVGGQKPIHASSLSHAVTEWFATEHAKLDGQPVPKFTPRDIRRTCTQFMQRHGIKDFDSDALQSHGQTGVVEVHYRNNPEAKLPQMRPTMEAFDAALSRLLDSPDEDEYQAEQLDLFEKG; encoded by the coding sequence ATGGCAGAGGCATCGGGCAAGACGAGCAGTAGGAAGTTTGTAACGGATGTGGAGCTGAAGGCGCTACGGCCTGGTCAGACTGCGACCGATTCGCTGCCAGGCCGTGGTAGCGGATCAATCTTGTTCGAATGCCGTACCTCGGGAGCTGTCGAGGCCTACTACCGCCGCCGTGGTGAGGGTGGGCAGAAGGTCAAGATAGGTGTCTTCAAGAAAACGCTGAAGAGCCCAGGTCTCTCCCTTACTGAAATTCGCGAGCAAGCTGTCCGTCTCGCCAAGATTGCCGCAGAGCATGGCGACATCAAGGCCTATCAAGCCAAGTGTGCTGCTGAGGAGGAGGCTCGGCAGGCTGAGCGCCAACGCCAGCTGCACGAGCAGCAACGTCTCGCTGAAATCGAGGCTGCAAAAGGCACCTTTTCTGAGCTGTTCCGGGATTACATCGAAGATCGTAGGCGCTCGGGTGTATCAGCCCAGCAGCTCGATGAGTTTGAGCGCGTGCTACGTAACGACCTGGAGGGCGAGAAAGTAGTGTCCGTGGCCGACGATGGTCAGGAGCAGAAGCTCAATGTCATGGCTATGAAAGCTAAGGATGTCAGGCCTGAGCATGTTAATTTGCTGCTGAAACCAATCTGGGACAGAGGTGCGGGGCGTCAGACTGGCAAGGTTCGTTCGTTTCTCGTTGCAGCTTTCAGTTTTGGCTTAAAAGCTGAGCATCATATCGACCGAAGCAGTAATAAAAGCTACGGGCTTCAGATGAATCCTGCTGATCCAGTGACTGTCCCGAACACATCAAAGCCTGGCGAGCGCGCTCTGACGGATAAGGAGCTGAAGCAATTTTGGCACACCATTACCAAGGTCGATTCGGTTGGTGCAATTATGGCGCGTGTCTTTCACTTTGCTTTTGCTACTGCAGGGCAGCGCCCCCTCCAGTTTATCCGTGAGCCTTGGACCAGCTACAACTTTCAAAAGAAGTACTTGAAGATCATCGATAGCAAAGGGCGTGGCAGTAAAAAACGTGCTCACTTCGTTCCCTTGAGCAGCAGGGCTTTGCAGATACTTGAACAGGTTCGTGCCTTGCAGCCTCCAGGGGCCGTATACCCTTGGAGCGTTGGTGGACAAAAGCCGATTCACGCGTCCAGCCTGTCTCATGCGGTGACCGAGTGGTTTGCGACTGAGCATGCCAAGTTGGATGGCCAGCCCGTGCCGAAATTTACTCCGCGTGATATCCGGCGTACCTGCACACAGTTCATGCAGCGCCACGGCATCAAGGATTTCGATAGCGACGCGTTGCAGTCGCACGGACAAACAGGTGTTGTCGAGGTGCACTATCGCAATAACCCCGAAGCGAAATTGCCTCAGATGCGCCCGACCATGGAGGCTTTCGATGCCGCGCTTAGCCGCCTGCTCGATAGTCCTGATGAGGATGAGTATCAGGCTGAGCAGCTGGATTTGTTCGAGAAAGGATAA
- a CDS encoding pirin family protein: MKNAVLNVTPLTAPWSGADPFLFCAYHLDHYPASDGDMGVPAEALGGRPLGSDFSRKNGFSMYHSERVPGFPVHPHRGFETVSFVRKGFVDHADSLGATARYGAGDVQWLTTGSGVQHAEMFPLLNEDKGNDLELFQIWLNLPARNKFAEPEFKMLWAEQIPVWRNVQGDNEQAVNDVTVIAGAFKPADGEVIVPPSPPKKSWAADEANKLALWSIRLSAGQRLTLPVEPDAGVMRMLYVYEADTFRVADQQLSGKTQVELSASASVEIENTGEGLLQIMLMQAKPIGEPVAAHGPFVMNNEAELHQAFADYRRTQFGGWSWPSNGPVHSADSGRFARYPGSSVDDRPPVK, encoded by the coding sequence ATGAAAAACGCAGTATTAAATGTGACCCCTCTCACTGCACCATGGTCCGGGGCTGATCCGTTTCTGTTCTGTGCTTATCACCTGGATCATTACCCGGCCAGCGATGGCGATATGGGTGTGCCTGCTGAGGCGCTGGGCGGGCGACCTTTGGGTAGCGATTTCAGCCGCAAGAATGGCTTCAGCATGTACCACAGCGAGCGCGTGCCGGGTTTCCCGGTGCATCCGCATCGTGGCTTTGAGACGGTGTCCTTTGTGCGCAAAGGGTTTGTCGACCATGCCGACTCATTAGGGGCGACTGCCCGCTATGGCGCGGGCGATGTGCAATGGCTGACCACCGGCAGTGGTGTCCAGCACGCGGAGATGTTTCCGCTGCTGAATGAGGATAAAGGCAATGATCTGGAGTTGTTCCAAATCTGGCTCAACCTCCCGGCGCGTAACAAGTTTGCCGAGCCTGAGTTCAAGATGCTGTGGGCGGAGCAGATCCCAGTCTGGCGTAATGTTCAGGGTGACAATGAGCAGGCCGTCAATGACGTGACTGTGATTGCGGGTGCTTTCAAACCTGCTGACGGCGAGGTGATTGTGCCGCCCAGCCCGCCGAAAAAATCGTGGGCAGCAGATGAGGCAAACAAGCTCGCGCTGTGGTCGATTCGCTTATCTGCAGGGCAGCGCCTGACGTTGCCCGTAGAACCGGACGCCGGTGTGATGCGCATGCTGTACGTCTACGAGGCGGATACGTTCCGTGTGGCTGACCAGCAGTTGTCCGGTAAGACTCAGGTTGAGCTGTCGGCCAGCGCCAGTGTTGAGATTGAAAACACCGGTGAGGGCCTGCTGCAGATCATGCTGATGCAGGCCAAGCCCATCGGTGAGCCGGTGGCCGCTCACGGCCCGTTTGTGATGAACAACGAGGCTGAGTTGCATCAGGCCTTTGCCGATTATCGCCGCACTCAGTTCGGTGGTTGGTCATGGCCGAGCAATGGCCCGGTTCATTCTGCCGACTCAGGGCGTTTTGCCCGCTACCCCGGCAGCTCGGTGGACGATCGCCCGCCGGTGAAATAA
- a CDS encoding PAAR domain-containing protein has protein sequence MAKPAARLSDLDACPLPGHGTNPTTTGSPDVLINNLPALRVGDSTACGDAVTQGIPNILINGKPIAFQGSATAHGGIIITGSGDVLVGTQTSNAPFSAPEVLPRHSEQYSLVDKHSGEPVEGALYCVECGDGQRRVGYTNAYGNTERVFSDDPQSVTVRWGRDAARYLKGLGISF, from the coding sequence ATGGCCAAACCTGCCGCTCGTCTAAGCGATCTGGATGCCTGCCCATTACCTGGGCACGGTACAAACCCGACAACGACCGGTTCGCCGGATGTGTTGATCAATAACCTGCCAGCGTTACGTGTGGGCGACAGTACGGCCTGTGGCGATGCGGTCACGCAGGGCATCCCCAATATCCTCATCAACGGCAAGCCGATTGCTTTTCAAGGCAGTGCGACGGCCCACGGTGGGATCATTATTACCGGCTCAGGCGATGTACTGGTGGGCACGCAAACCTCCAACGCACCGTTTTCCGCACCCGAGGTTTTGCCGCGCCACAGTGAGCAATACAGCTTGGTCGACAAGCACAGCGGCGAGCCGGTTGAAGGCGCGCTGTACTGTGTGGAGTGCGGCGACGGCCAGCGACGGGTCGGCTACACCAATGCTTATGGCAATACCGAGCGGGTGTTCTCTGATGATCCGCAGTCCGTCACTGTACGCTGGGGGCGAGATGCCGCCCGGTATTTGAAAGGGCTTGGGATTAGCTTCTAG
- a CDS encoding NADP-dependent oxidoreductase, whose protein sequence is MSHVNTVLTAQSHGGPRVLEFLTRPIRRPAKGEVLIKVRAAGINPIDARRMTGEFGQVLPQHFGTEFAGVIEQLGEGVSGWQVGDEVLGSGAGCTHASYILVPATNLVAKPASLGWEVAGSLPGVSQTASTILRELALSAPASLLIHGGAGGVGSIAIQLAKQQGLKVVATASAANQDYLRELGAIAVVYGEGLIERIRAVHPEPFDAAVDMAGTAEAIEASLQLVKVDGHIGTIAGKPVESPRVQPMWVKRNPADLRRVVEGVANGSLSWTVSRTYPFAEARAAYGDILNGHTRGKSVLLFD, encoded by the coding sequence ATGAGCCATGTGAATACTGTACTGACTGCCCAGAGCCACGGTGGCCCTAGGGTGCTGGAGTTTCTGACTCGGCCAATTCGCCGTCCTGCTAAGGGTGAGGTGTTGATCAAGGTGCGGGCCGCCGGGATCAACCCGATTGATGCGCGGCGTATGACAGGCGAGTTCGGTCAGGTATTGCCGCAACACTTCGGGACGGAGTTTGCAGGCGTTATCGAGCAGCTTGGCGAAGGTGTCAGCGGTTGGCAGGTTGGTGATGAGGTGCTTGGCTCCGGGGCCGGTTGTACCCATGCCAGCTATATCCTCGTGCCAGCAACCAACCTGGTCGCTAAGCCTGCATCTCTGGGCTGGGAGGTAGCCGGTTCACTGCCTGGTGTCAGCCAGACGGCCTCGACCATTCTGCGCGAGCTTGCCCTGAGTGCTCCGGCTTCTCTATTGATTCACGGAGGCGCAGGGGGGGTTGGTTCAATCGCCATTCAGCTGGCGAAGCAGCAGGGGCTGAAGGTTGTGGCAACGGCATCGGCAGCGAATCAGGACTACCTGCGTGAGCTGGGCGCTATCGCGGTTGTATATGGTGAGGGGCTGATTGAGCGCATTCGCGCCGTGCACCCTGAGCCATTTGATGCAGCGGTTGATATGGCAGGCACCGCCGAAGCGATTGAGGCCTCCCTGCAACTGGTCAAGGTCGACGGCCATATCGGCACCATCGCCGGTAAGCCAGTCGAGTCACCTCGCGTGCAGCCGATGTGGGTTAAGCGCAACCCTGCGGATCTTCGTCGTGTTGTCGAAGGTGTGGCAAATGGCAGCCTGAGCTGGACGGTGAGCCGCACTTATCCGTTTGCTGAAGCGCGTGCAGCTTACGGGGACATTCTCAACGGCCATACCCGTGGCAAGTCAGTGCTGCTGTTTGATTAA
- a CDS encoding NERD domain-containing protein → MDFTPIIAQAWSTLGWLIPLMLLIGLLKSAWAKGHMGELLVRLFAHWQLDKQTYRRLHNVTLNTPDGTTQIDHVFLSRYGIFVLETKNMTGWIFGSEKQAQWTHKLYKRTFKFQNPLRQNYKHLKALEATLGVKPEYLHSVITFVGGSTFKTKMPANVTEGIGFIRYIKSFQQTVFSKAEVDAMLHALQTGRRAPTLATHREHVQNLKRRSDPTAERQCPKCGSALLIRTVKSGQKAGQKFWGCSSYPKCRVMQYK, encoded by the coding sequence ATGGATTTCACACCCATCATTGCGCAGGCCTGGAGCACATTGGGTTGGTTGATTCCTCTGATGCTGTTAATTGGCCTGCTCAAGTCAGCATGGGCTAAAGGCCATATGGGTGAACTGTTGGTTCGGCTGTTTGCTCATTGGCAGCTGGACAAGCAGACCTACCGGCGCCTGCACAATGTCACCCTGAACACGCCTGACGGCACCACACAAATCGACCACGTATTCCTCTCACGCTACGGTATCTTCGTGCTGGAAACGAAGAACATGACCGGCTGGATCTTCGGCAGCGAAAAACAGGCGCAGTGGACGCATAAGCTCTACAAACGCACCTTCAAATTCCAAAACCCGCTGCGACAGAACTACAAGCACCTTAAAGCGCTGGAAGCCACCCTTGGCGTAAAACCTGAATATCTGCATTCAGTCATCACCTTTGTCGGCGGCAGCACCTTCAAAACCAAAATGCCCGCTAACGTCACCGAAGGCATCGGTTTTATCCGCTATATCAAATCGTTCCAGCAGACCGTTTTCAGTAAGGCTGAAGTAGACGCCATGCTGCACGCACTGCAAACCGGCCGCCGCGCGCCGACCCTCGCGACACACCGCGAGCATGTGCAAAACCTGAAGCGCCGTAGCGATCCGACAGCCGAGCGGCAGTGCCCGAAATGCGGCAGTGCTCTCCTGATTCGTACTGTGAAGTCAGGCCAGAAAGCGGGGCAGAAGTTCTGGGGATGCTCGTCATACCCCAAATGCAGAGTAATGCAATACAAATAG
- a CDS encoding sodium:proton antiporter, with protein MLDLAAAFITLTTLLTYLNYRFLKLPPAIGVMLNALLLSLAVQGISAAGYPILEKSFIQFLQGIDFHQVLMTWFLPALLFAGALHVNLADLKEYKWPIGFLATVGVVISTFAVGGVAYVLLEALGWQVSFIYCLIFGALISPTDPIAVMGILKTSGAPKPLSMTIVGESLFNDGTAVVAFGVLLGIAALGHSPSAGEITWLLVQEGFGGVLFGLMVGYVGCLMIKTIHQPQLTVMVTLAMVFGGASVASKLHVSAPIFAVVAGLVMGNVGRLRNMGDKEREYVDDFWELVDDILNALLFALIGLELLLLPISWLHFGAAILLGAGVLLCRLAAVAPGVMLLRLMQRKGERQFDKGTIRTLCWGGLRGGVSVALALSLPAGPERDVLVVITYIIVLVSILIQGLTIGPLVRTLFGENKKPEHTDGTAAEEAPPAH; from the coding sequence ATGCTTGATCTCGCTGCCGCGTTTATAACGCTGACCACGCTTCTTACCTATCTGAACTACCGCTTTCTTAAACTGCCACCGGCAATTGGCGTGATGCTGAATGCACTGCTTTTATCGTTGGCTGTGCAGGGCATTAGCGCTGCGGGTTATCCCATTCTGGAAAAGAGTTTTATCCAGTTTTTACAGGGCATCGATTTCCATCAGGTGCTGATGACTTGGTTCCTGCCCGCGCTGCTGTTTGCTGGCGCCCTGCATGTGAACCTGGCTGACTTGAAGGAATACAAATGGCCGATTGGCTTTCTGGCCACGGTGGGCGTGGTCATCTCGACCTTCGCAGTGGGTGGCGTGGCCTATGTGTTGCTTGAAGCACTGGGCTGGCAGGTCAGCTTTATCTATTGCCTGATCTTTGGCGCGCTGATTTCCCCCACCGATCCGATTGCGGTTATGGGCATTCTTAAAACCAGTGGTGCACCAAAACCGTTGAGCATGACCATTGTGGGTGAGTCACTGTTTAACGACGGTACGGCAGTTGTGGCGTTTGGTGTGCTGCTGGGCATCGCCGCGTTAGGGCATTCGCCCAGTGCCGGAGAAATCACCTGGCTGCTGGTGCAGGAAGGCTTTGGTGGCGTGTTGTTCGGCCTGATGGTCGGTTATGTCGGGTGCCTGATGATTAAGACCATCCATCAGCCGCAACTGACCGTAATGGTGACGCTGGCGATGGTGTTTGGTGGCGCTTCGGTTGCCTCAAAGCTGCATGTGTCTGCACCGATTTTCGCGGTGGTGGCCGGACTGGTGATGGGCAACGTGGGCCGCTTGCGCAATATGGGTGATAAAGAGCGCGAATATGTGGATGACTTCTGGGAGCTGGTGGATGACATCCTCAACGCCCTGTTGTTCGCCCTGATCGGCCTTGAACTGCTCCTGCTGCCGATCAGCTGGCTGCACTTCGGGGCGGCGATCCTGCTGGGCGCTGGCGTCTTGCTGTGTCGCCTGGCCGCTGTTGCGCCAGGGGTCATGCTTTTGCGTTTGATGCAGCGCAAAGGTGAGCGGCAGTTTGATAAGGGAACCATCCGTACCCTGTGCTGGGGCGGTCTGCGCGGTGGGGTTTCGGTGGCACTGGCGTTGTCGCTGCCTGCTGGCCCGGAGCGTGATGTGTTGGTGGTCATCACCTACATCATCGTGCTGGTGTCGATTCTGATTCAGGGACTGACCATCGGCCCGCTGGTGCGGACGTTGTTTGGTGAGAACAAAAAGCCGGAGCACACAGACGGCACCGCGGCGGAAGAGGCTCCGCCCGCACATTGA
- a CDS encoding helix-turn-helix domain-containing protein: MSDTDTHVRDSGIPHAGENCRALAETLARIGDKWTVLVVSALQDGPLRYNELHRRVGGISQRMLTLTLKSLEQDGIVERTVYPTIPPRVDYTLTDLGCSLLKPLQALFQWALENRPLMLQAREKFQQTDRQGAAQLKSFTVAPE, encoded by the coding sequence TTGAGCGATACAGACACCCATGTTCGTGACTCAGGCATCCCCCACGCCGGGGAAAACTGCCGGGCGCTGGCAGAAACCCTGGCCCGCATTGGCGACAAATGGACTGTACTGGTGGTCAGTGCCTTGCAGGATGGCCCGTTGCGCTACAACGAACTGCACCGCCGGGTCGGTGGCATCTCCCAACGCATGCTGACCCTGACACTTAAGAGCTTGGAGCAAGACGGCATCGTCGAGCGCACCGTCTATCCCACCATCCCGCCGCGAGTCGATTACACCCTCACAGACCTTGGCTGCAGCCTGCTGAAACCGCTCCAGGCGCTATTCCAATGGGCCTTGGAAAACCGCCCGCTGATGCTGCAAGCACGGGAGAAATTCCAGCAGACAGACCGCCAGGGGGCGGCGCAGTTGAAGAGTTTTACGGTGGCGCCGGAGTAA